The following coding sequences lie in one Kribbella sp. NBC_00709 genomic window:
- a CDS encoding MCE family protein, with translation MKVNALSRLIAIGVVVVILAVSVVTLWPKPARVTATAYFPRAVSVYPGSDVRILGIKVGEVESITPAGRTVRVKFWWDAKHKVPATAKAVIASPSIVADRYIQLTPVYSKGDVMADGAQIPIERTAVPLELDQIYQSLNDLSVALGPKGANDQGALARLLDVSAKNLNGQGAKLNQTITDVSKLTSTLSGNSSALFNTIRQLQTFVSALAANDQLVRQFNSNFASVSTTLAGERKDLGAALSLLATALGEVATFVKDNRGLVKTTVSSATQLSQILVKEKAAIAEVLDTAPLGLGNLARIYNPQFGTLDQRINPGQLDDPATFICSLLLQANQSMSTCSALKPVLDALAKLPLITQLTGANAPVSGGPAGTPWAPAPKAPLNSPDPVDPTLGGLVK, from the coding sequence ATGAAGGTCAACGCCCTGTCCCGGCTGATCGCGATCGGCGTGGTCGTGGTGATCCTCGCGGTCAGCGTCGTGACGCTGTGGCCGAAGCCCGCCCGGGTGACGGCGACGGCGTACTTCCCGCGCGCCGTCTCGGTGTACCCAGGATCCGACGTCCGGATCCTCGGCATCAAGGTCGGCGAGGTGGAGAGCATCACTCCGGCCGGCCGGACCGTCCGGGTGAAGTTCTGGTGGGACGCCAAGCACAAGGTGCCGGCGACCGCGAAGGCAGTGATCGCCTCGCCGTCGATCGTCGCCGACCGGTACATCCAGCTCACCCCGGTGTACTCCAAGGGCGATGTGATGGCCGACGGCGCCCAGATCCCGATCGAGCGGACCGCCGTACCGCTGGAGCTGGACCAGATCTACCAGAGCCTCAACGACCTGTCCGTGGCGCTCGGGCCGAAGGGCGCGAACGACCAGGGCGCGCTGGCGCGGCTGCTCGACGTCTCGGCGAAGAACCTGAACGGCCAGGGCGCCAAGCTCAACCAGACGATCACCGACGTCTCGAAGCTGACCAGCACGCTGTCCGGCAACTCGTCGGCGTTGTTCAACACGATCCGGCAGTTGCAGACGTTCGTGTCCGCGCTGGCCGCGAACGACCAGCTGGTCCGCCAGTTCAACTCGAACTTCGCCTCGGTCTCGACCACCCTGGCCGGCGAACGGAAGGACCTGGGCGCCGCGCTGTCGCTGCTCGCGACCGCTCTCGGCGAGGTCGCGACGTTCGTCAAGGACAACCGGGGGCTGGTGAAGACCACGGTCAGCAGCGCCACCCAGCTGTCGCAGATCCTGGTCAAGGAGAAGGCTGCGATCGCCGAGGTGCTCGACACCGCGCCGCTCGGTCTCGGCAACCTGGCCCGGATCTACAACCCGCAGTTCGGCACGCTGGACCAGCGCATCAACCCCGGGCAGCTCGACGATCCGGCGACGTTCATCTGCTCGCTGCTGCTGCAGGCGAACCAGTCGATGTCGACCTGCTCGGCCCTGAAGCCGGTCCTCGACGCCCTGGCCAAGCTGCCGCTGATCACCCAGCTGACCGGCGCCAACGCGCCCGTCAGCGGTGGACCGGCCGGTACGCCGTGGGCGCCCGCGCCGAAGGCCCCGTTGAACAGCCCCGATCCGGTGGATCCGACGCTCGGGGGGTTGGTCAAGTGA
- a CDS encoding MCE family protein, which translates to MTRLISHKVLGVAFIGVLCFLLWLTYAFYAKVFTKTVDVELKTSHIGLQLNEHADVKLRGIIVGEVRGVSTDGDEATVRLSLKPDQVDEISSAVSARILPKTLFGEKYVALVPPKGPEGSHIKAGDVISRDKTAVGIEIEKVLNDALPLLQAVDPADLNATLNTLATALEGRGTEIAGTLTQLDGYLKKLNPSIPKLMDALVKLTQVSDLYGDVTPDLVRALRNLTITGNTVVEKEQQLQQFFGNVQNLSTTGNAFLKENEDRVIRLGQVSRPVLDLLEEYSPEVPCFLQVMADTAPILNDTFRDGRLNINLELITNQPTPYEPNELPAYKDHRGPTCVGKDYSVPGEKPGPYNQENPAPYVTGDDGVIGDHGKNQRFPLNVQLNRAMPGFAMDTQGVGTPAEQKVIDSVVGPEMGLAPSDVPDLTTLMVGPLLRGGQVNLK; encoded by the coding sequence GTGACCAGACTGATCTCGCACAAGGTCCTGGGCGTCGCGTTCATCGGCGTGCTGTGCTTCCTGCTCTGGTTGACCTACGCGTTCTACGCGAAGGTCTTCACCAAGACCGTGGACGTGGAGCTGAAGACGAGCCACATCGGCCTGCAGCTGAACGAGCACGCGGACGTGAAGCTGCGCGGCATCATCGTCGGCGAGGTCCGCGGGGTCTCCACCGACGGCGACGAGGCGACCGTCCGCTTGTCGCTGAAGCCCGATCAGGTCGACGAGATCTCCAGCGCGGTCAGTGCCCGGATCCTGCCGAAGACACTGTTCGGTGAGAAGTACGTCGCCCTGGTGCCGCCGAAGGGCCCCGAAGGCAGCCACATCAAGGCCGGCGACGTGATCAGCCGGGACAAGACCGCGGTCGGCATCGAGATCGAGAAGGTGCTGAACGACGCCCTGCCGCTGCTGCAGGCCGTCGACCCGGCCGACCTGAACGCCACGCTGAACACGCTGGCCACCGCGCTCGAAGGCCGCGGCACCGAGATCGCCGGCACGCTGACCCAGCTCGACGGCTACCTGAAGAAGCTGAACCCGAGCATCCCGAAGCTGATGGACGCCCTGGTCAAGCTCACCCAGGTCTCCGATCTGTACGGCGACGTGACGCCCGACCTGGTCCGGGCCCTGCGAAACCTGACCATCACCGGCAACACCGTGGTGGAGAAGGAGCAGCAGCTGCAGCAGTTCTTCGGCAACGTGCAGAACCTGTCGACGACCGGCAACGCGTTCCTGAAGGAGAACGAGGACCGCGTGATCCGGCTCGGCCAGGTCAGCCGCCCGGTGCTCGACCTGCTCGAGGAGTACTCGCCCGAGGTGCCGTGCTTCCTCCAGGTGATGGCGGACACCGCCCCGATCCTGAACGACACGTTCCGCGACGGGCGGCTGAACATCAACCTCGAGTTGATCACCAACCAGCCCACGCCGTACGAGCCGAACGAGCTCCCGGCCTACAAGGACCACCGCGGCCCGACCTGTGTCGGCAAGGACTACAGCGTCCCGGGGGAGAAGCCCGGGCCGTACAACCAGGAGAACCCGGCGCCGTACGTGACCGGTGACGACGGCGTGATCGGCGACCACGGCAAGAACCAGCGCTTCCCCCTCAACGTCCAGCTGAACCGGGCGATGCCCGGGTTCGCGATGGACACCCAGGGCGTCGGTACGCCGGCGGAGCAGAAGGTGATCGACTCGGTCGTCGGCCCCGAGATGGGTCTCGCCCCGAGCGACGTACCGGACCTGACCACACTGATGGTCGGCCCCCTGCTCCGCGGAGGCCAGGTGAACCTGAAGTGA
- a CDS encoding MlaE family ABC transporter permease: protein MTVSATAPLKHAGSLFAFALDTGRATFRRPFQLKEFLQQAWFVASVTIIPTALVAIPFGAVIALQVGGLIKQFGAQAFTGSAAVLAVVREASPIATALLIAGAGGSAICADLGSRKIREELDAMMVLGIDPIQRLVVPRVLATMLVAFFLNGFVSVVGVMGGYVFNVVLQDGTPGSYIASFTALAHLPDLWQGQAKALVFGFIAAVVASYKGVNAGGGPKGVGDAVNQSVVITFMLLFVANFSMTAIYFQLVPPKGA from the coding sequence GTGACTGTTTCTGCAACCGCCCCGCTGAAGCACGCAGGTTCGCTGTTCGCTTTCGCTCTCGACACCGGCCGGGCCACGTTCCGCCGGCCGTTCCAGCTGAAGGAGTTCCTCCAGCAGGCCTGGTTCGTCGCGAGCGTGACGATCATCCCGACCGCGCTCGTCGCCATCCCGTTCGGCGCGGTGATCGCGCTGCAGGTCGGCGGCCTGATCAAGCAGTTCGGTGCGCAGGCATTCACCGGCTCCGCCGCGGTGCTGGCCGTCGTCCGGGAGGCGTCGCCGATCGCGACCGCGCTGCTGATCGCCGGGGCTGGTGGCTCGGCGATCTGCGCGGACCTCGGCTCGCGGAAGATCCGCGAAGAGCTCGACGCGATGATGGTGCTCGGCATCGACCCGATCCAGCGTCTGGTCGTACCGCGGGTGCTGGCGACGATGCTCGTCGCGTTCTTCCTGAACGGGTTCGTCAGCGTGGTCGGTGTGATGGGCGGCTACGTCTTCAACGTCGTCCTGCAGGACGGCACGCCCGGCAGCTACATCGCGAGCTTCACGGCGCTCGCGCACCTTCCTGACCTGTGGCAGGGCCAGGCGAAGGCGCTGGTGTTCGGGTTCATCGCGGCGGTGGTCGCGTCGTACAAGGGTGTGAACGCGGGCGGCGGCCCGAAGGGTGTCGGCGACGCGGTGAACCAGTCCGTCGTCATTACGTTCATGCTGCTGTTCGTCGCGAACTTCTCGATGACCGCGATCTACTTCCAGCTCGTCCCGCCGAAGGGGGCCTGA
- a CDS encoding MCE family protein produces MSFFDKKTTFDTVRLGIFVVVTTIATALLAVTIGNITFNSTTKYKAVFTDAVGLNQGDDIRIAGVKVGQVDKIQLYQNTLALVTFSVDSDQVVDTSTHATLRYRNLVGNRYIALTDGVGGGQRLKKNGIIPKEHTTPALDLSVLFNGFKPLFTALTPADVNQFAFEVIKVLQGEGGTIESLLAKTASLTTTLADADQVIGDLITNLTSTLQIVSQRQQNFSQLLVNLQQFITGLSQDVTPILNSLGSINSLNTKTAGLLQQTRVPIKADLDKLRITASTLDDTQAIWVKTLQFMPQKLNTMTRTASYGSWFNFYLCNFDGNVTLPTGTRVPVAYDLNSARCTK; encoded by the coding sequence GTGAGTTTCTTCGACAAGAAGACGACGTTCGACACCGTCCGGCTCGGGATCTTCGTGGTGGTCACCACGATCGCGACCGCGCTGCTCGCGGTCACGATCGGCAACATCACCTTCAACTCCACGACGAAGTACAAAGCCGTGTTCACCGACGCGGTCGGGCTGAACCAGGGTGACGACATCCGGATCGCCGGTGTGAAGGTCGGCCAGGTCGACAAGATCCAGCTGTACCAGAACACCTTGGCGCTGGTGACGTTCAGCGTCGATTCCGACCAGGTCGTCGACACCTCGACACACGCCACGCTGCGGTACCGCAACCTGGTCGGCAACCGGTACATCGCGCTGACCGACGGCGTCGGCGGTGGCCAGCGGCTGAAGAAGAACGGGATCATCCCCAAGGAGCACACGACCCCCGCGCTCGACCTGTCGGTGCTGTTCAACGGTTTCAAGCCGCTGTTCACCGCGCTGACGCCGGCGGACGTGAACCAGTTCGCGTTCGAGGTGATCAAGGTGCTGCAGGGCGAGGGCGGCACGATCGAGTCGCTGCTGGCCAAGACCGCGTCGCTGACCACCACGCTGGCCGACGCGGACCAGGTCATCGGCGACCTGATCACGAACCTGACGTCGACCCTGCAGATCGTCTCCCAGCGGCAGCAGAACTTCTCCCAGCTGCTGGTCAACCTGCAGCAGTTCATCACCGGACTGAGCCAGGACGTCACCCCGATCCTGAACTCGCTCGGCTCGATCAACTCGCTGAACACCAAGACCGCCGGCCTGCTGCAGCAGACCCGGGTGCCGATCAAGGCCGACCTGGACAAGCTGCGGATCACCGCCTCCACGCTGGACGACACCCAGGCGATCTGGGTCAAGACCCTGCAGTTCATGCCGCAGAAGCTGAACACGATGACCCGCACCGCGTCGTACGGCTCCTGGTTCAACTTCTACCTGTGCAACTTCGACGGCAACGTCACGCTGCCGACGGGGACCCGCGTTCCGGTCGCCTACGACCTCAACTCGGCGAGGTGCACAAAGTGA
- a CDS encoding MlaD family protein, with product MITRAVRIQLMVFLLITVVGVAFVGAKYAQVDKLIVDTDYTVSASFAESGGIFSGAEVTYRGQPVGRVGQLKLLSDGVDVNLVIEKKFKIPNDLLAVVANRSAIGEQYVDLQPRREGAPYLQNNSKIARQDTAIPIDTTELLLNLDQLVNSVDKNSLKVTVRELGAALKGKGTDLQKIIDSSGQLIDTADANVLQTIKLINDGDTVLATQVASGDAIKTWAKNLALLSDTLVSSDANLRKVIDQGSLASTQITGLIQDNRADIAVLLGNLLTVSELTAVRLDAVEQLFVVYPAVAMGGYVVPAKDPGTGHYDAHFGLVVGLTPPACRPGYGGTDKRVPQATSNTPANTKAGCTASPSTGINVRGSQNKPSPSSRDLNRTGYGVGYDPVTGAAGGSGGMPALTLGSTGGQEELLGSDSWKALILGPVTSK from the coding sequence GTGATCACCAGAGCGGTCCGGATCCAGTTGATGGTGTTCCTGCTGATCACCGTCGTCGGCGTCGCGTTCGTCGGCGCGAAGTACGCCCAGGTCGACAAGCTGATCGTCGACACCGACTACACCGTCAGCGCCAGCTTCGCCGAGTCCGGCGGCATCTTCTCCGGGGCCGAGGTGACGTACCGCGGCCAGCCGGTCGGGCGGGTCGGTCAGCTCAAGCTGCTGTCCGACGGCGTCGACGTGAACCTCGTGATCGAGAAGAAGTTCAAGATCCCGAACGACCTGCTCGCCGTGGTCGCGAACCGGTCCGCGATCGGTGAGCAGTACGTCGACCTGCAGCCGCGCCGCGAGGGAGCGCCGTACCTGCAGAACAACTCGAAGATCGCCCGCCAGGACACCGCGATCCCGATCGACACCACCGAGCTGCTGCTGAACCTCGACCAGCTGGTGAACTCGGTCGACAAGAACAGCCTGAAGGTCACCGTCCGCGAGCTCGGCGCGGCCCTGAAGGGCAAGGGCACCGACCTGCAGAAGATCATCGACAGCTCCGGCCAGCTGATCGACACCGCGGACGCGAACGTGCTGCAGACGATCAAACTGATCAACGACGGCGACACCGTGCTCGCCACCCAGGTGGCCAGCGGCGACGCCATCAAGACCTGGGCGAAGAACCTCGCGCTGCTGTCCGACACCCTGGTCAGCTCGGACGCGAACCTGCGCAAGGTGATCGACCAGGGCTCGCTCGCGTCCACCCAGATCACCGGCCTGATCCAGGACAACCGCGCGGACATCGCGGTGCTGCTGGGTAACCTGCTGACGGTGAGCGAACTGACCGCGGTCCGGCTGGATGCCGTCGAGCAGCTGTTCGTGGTGTACCCGGCGGTGGCGATGGGCGGGTACGTCGTACCGGCCAAGGACCCCGGCACCGGGCACTACGACGCGCACTTCGGGCTGGTCGTGGGCCTGACCCCGCCGGCCTGCCGGCCCGGGTACGGCGGCACCGACAAGCGGGTCCCACAGGCCACCTCGAACACCCCGGCCAACACCAAGGCCGGCTGTACGGCGAGCCCGTCGACCGGGATCAACGTCCGCGGCTCGCAGAACAAGCCGAGCCCGTCGTCACGCGACCTGAACCGGACCGGCTACGGCGTCGGGTACGACCCGGTGACCGGTGCGGCCGGCGGGTCCGGCGGCATGCCGGCGCTGACGCTCGGCTCGACCGGCGGTCAGGAGGAGCTGCTCGGCAGCGACTCCTGGAAGGCCTTGATCCTGGGACCGGTGACGAGCAAGTGA
- a CDS encoding MCE family protein — protein sequence MRRRTSIVAGVLALATLLTGCDFSVYSLPLPGGAKIKGPSYTVTVEFADVLDLVPKSTVKVDDVTVGTVEKVWLDGYVAKVRIKLPKSLDLPDNTHATIRQTSLLGEKFVSLSRPTGSEQPRGKLENGELIPLSRTTSNVEVEEVLSALSLLLNGGGVAQLQIITQELNKALTGNEPAIRDVLTQLNTFVGTLDQNKERIVTAITAVDALAKKLNAQKVTLATAIDSLPKSIATLDKQRAALVKTLQALATLGNTATRVITSAQKDLVANLQSLYPILTKLAEAGANLPKSLELLFTYPFPDQAANAAKGDFTNLGITVDVNTQKALKGLLGLNLPTVGPTALPTGRISLPVHLPTSPGKSGGVLPTLPVPTGTATTCITVLGLPVCTPQLKRSGFDPDLARALMPGAVK from the coding sequence GTGAGACGCCGTACGTCGATCGTCGCCGGAGTGCTCGCGCTCGCGACCCTGCTGACCGGCTGCGATTTCAGCGTGTACTCGTTGCCGTTGCCCGGTGGCGCGAAGATCAAGGGGCCGTCGTACACGGTCACTGTCGAGTTCGCCGACGTGCTGGACCTGGTGCCGAAGTCGACGGTGAAGGTGGACGACGTCACCGTCGGCACGGTCGAGAAGGTCTGGCTGGACGGGTACGTCGCGAAGGTGCGGATCAAGCTGCCGAAGAGCCTCGACCTGCCGGACAACACGCACGCCACCATCCGGCAGACCAGCCTGCTCGGCGAGAAGTTCGTGTCGCTGTCGCGGCCGACCGGCTCCGAGCAGCCGCGCGGCAAGCTGGAGAACGGCGAGCTGATCCCGTTGTCGAGGACGACCAGCAACGTCGAGGTGGAGGAAGTCCTGTCTGCGCTCTCGCTGCTGCTGAACGGCGGCGGCGTGGCCCAGCTGCAGATCATCACCCAGGAGCTGAACAAGGCGCTGACCGGCAACGAGCCCGCCATCCGGGACGTGCTGACCCAGCTGAACACCTTCGTCGGCACCCTCGACCAGAACAAGGAGCGCATCGTCACCGCGATCACCGCGGTCGACGCGCTGGCCAAGAAGCTGAACGCGCAGAAGGTGACGCTGGCGACCGCGATCGACTCGCTGCCGAAGTCGATCGCGACCCTGGACAAGCAGCGGGCCGCGTTGGTCAAGACGCTGCAGGCGCTGGCCACGCTGGGCAACACCGCGACCCGGGTGATCACATCGGCGCAGAAGGACCTGGTGGCCAACCTGCAGTCGCTGTACCCGATCCTGACCAAGCTGGCCGAGGCGGGGGCGAACCTGCCGAAGTCGCTGGAGCTGCTGTTCACCTACCCGTTCCCCGACCAGGCCGCGAACGCTGCGAAGGGTGACTTCACCAACCTCGGAATCACGGTCGACGTGAACACGCAGAAGGCGCTGAAGGGCCTGCTCGGACTCAACCTGCCGACGGTCGGCCCGACCGCGCTGCCGACCGGCCGGATCAGCCTCCCGGTGCATCTGCCGACCAGTCCGGGCAAGAGCGGCGGCGTGCTGCCGACGCTCCCGGTTCCGACCGGTACGGCGACGACCTGCATCACGGTGCTCGGACTGCCGGTCTGCACGCCGCAGCTGAAGCGGTCCGGGTTCGATCCCGACCTTGCCCGCGCGCTGATGCCGGGGGCGGTCAAGTGA
- the rplJ gene encoding 50S ribosomal protein L10 has translation MARPDKAAAVAELTDEFRSSNGAVLTEYRGLTVAQLKQLRTALGDDVNYAVVKNTLTKIAAKDAGVDSFDSLLEGPSAIAFIKGDPVVAAKGLRDFAKANPLLVIKGGVLEGKALGSDEISKLADLESREVLLAKLAGAMKAAPQQAVSLFAAPLSQAARLFAALQDKLPAEAAPVQDAVADEAAAVQDTVEAPAEASTEETASAES, from the coding sequence ATGGCGAGGCCGGACAAGGCAGCCGCTGTCGCGGAGCTGACGGACGAGTTCCGTAGCTCCAACGGCGCCGTGCTGACCGAGTACCGCGGTCTCACCGTTGCGCAGCTCAAGCAACTGCGGACTGCGCTCGGTGACGACGTGAACTACGCCGTGGTGAAGAACACGCTGACCAAGATCGCGGCCAAGGACGCAGGTGTCGACTCGTTCGACTCCCTGCTCGAAGGCCCCTCCGCGATCGCCTTCATCAAGGGCGATCCGGTGGTTGCGGCCAAGGGACTGCGTGACTTCGCCAAGGCGAATCCCCTGCTCGTCATCAAGGGTGGAGTGCTGGAAGGCAAGGCACTCGGCTCTGACGAGATCAGCAAGCTCGCTGACCTGGAGTCGCGTGAGGTCCTCCTCGCGAAGCTCGCAGGTGCGATGAAGGCGGCCCCGCAGCAAGCGGTGTCGCTGTTCGCTGCTCCGCTGTCGCAGGCCGCGCGCCTGTTCGCGGCGCTGCAGGACAAGCTGCCGGCCGAGGCCGCCCCTGTGCAGGACGCAGTGGCGGACGAGGCGGCGGCCGTGCAGGACACGGTCGAGGCACCTGCCGAGGCGAGCACCGAGGAGACCGCTTCAGCCGAGAGCTGA
- a CDS encoding MlaE family ABC transporter permease has translation MDNLVKKPLNSLDHLGEQLAFYIKALAWSGKSVTRYKREIFRLLAEVTLGTGALAVIGGTVGVITFLAFFTGTEVGLQGYSALNQIGTSAFAGFVSAYINTREIGPLIAGIALAATVGCGFTAQLGAMRISEEIDALEVMAIPSLPFLVTTRIIAGLVAVIPLYVVGLLSSYFATRLTVTTFYGQSTGTYDHYFHLFLPPGDVLWSFGKVLVFSVLVILVHCYHGYHATGGPAGVGVAVGRAVRTSIVVINVVDLLLSMAIWGTTTTVRLAG, from the coding sequence ATGGACAACCTGGTCAAGAAGCCGCTGAACTCGCTCGACCACCTCGGCGAGCAGCTCGCCTTCTACATCAAGGCGCTGGCCTGGTCCGGCAAGTCCGTGACCCGGTACAAGCGGGAGATCTTCCGGCTGCTGGCCGAGGTGACGCTCGGCACCGGCGCGCTCGCGGTGATCGGCGGCACGGTCGGCGTGATCACGTTCCTGGCGTTCTTCACCGGCACCGAGGTCGGCCTGCAGGGCTACTCGGCGCTGAACCAGATCGGTACGTCGGCGTTCGCGGGCTTCGTGTCGGCGTACATCAACACCCGTGAGATCGGCCCCCTGATCGCCGGCATCGCACTGGCCGCGACGGTCGGCTGTGGTTTCACCGCGCAGCTCGGCGCGATGCGGATCAGCGAGGAGATCGACGCCCTCGAGGTGATGGCGATCCCGTCGCTGCCGTTCCTGGTGACGACGCGGATCATCGCGGGACTCGTCGCCGTCATCCCGCTGTACGTCGTCGGACTGCTGTCGTCGTACTTCGCGACCCGGCTCACTGTGACCACGTTCTACGGGCAGAGCACGGGTACGTACGACCACTACTTCCATCTGTTCTTGCCACCCGGAGACGTGCTCTGGTCGTTCGGCAAGGTGCTGGTGTTCTCGGTGCTGGTCATCCTGGTGCACTGCTACCACGGCTACCACGCGACCGGTGGCCCGGCCGGTGTGGGCGTCGCCGTCGGTCGCGCCGTACGGACGTCCATCGTCGTCATCAACGTCGTCGACCTGCTCCTGTCGATGGCCATCTGGGGTACGACGACCACCGTGAGGCTGGCCGGATGA
- a CDS encoding MCE family protein, with product MRPFREQNQVTIGVIGLTVIGLIMLAAFKAQDLPLIGGGTKYSAQFSEAGGLKANDEIRVAGVRVGKVRKVELEGTHVRVDFVVDKGVKLGDQTGAEMKIKTLLGQKYLKLDPAGQGELKPGSEIPLARTISAYDVVDAFTDLANTTDRINTAQLAKALDTLSATFKNTPEEVQASLTGLSRLSRNVAKRDEQLKLLLQHSNVVTKVLADRNQQLIKLMKDGNTVFQAVQARRALIHQLLVSTQQLSAQITALVRENRKDLAPTLQKVNAVLAVLLQNQTSLDASIKGLAPFVRVFTNTLGTGPWFDTYLQNLAPVPEIPLPKVPIPGLPAILGGGG from the coding sequence GTGAGGCCGTTCCGCGAGCAGAACCAGGTGACGATCGGCGTGATCGGGCTGACCGTGATCGGGCTGATCATGCTGGCCGCGTTCAAGGCGCAGGACCTGCCGCTGATCGGCGGCGGGACGAAGTACTCCGCGCAGTTCTCCGAGGCCGGCGGCCTGAAGGCGAACGACGAGATCCGGGTGGCCGGCGTCCGGGTCGGCAAGGTCCGCAAGGTCGAGCTCGAAGGCACCCACGTCCGGGTCGACTTCGTGGTCGACAAGGGCGTCAAGCTCGGCGACCAGACCGGCGCCGAGATGAAGATCAAGACCCTGCTCGGGCAGAAGTACCTGAAGCTCGACCCGGCCGGCCAGGGCGAGCTCAAGCCCGGCTCCGAGATCCCGCTGGCCCGGACCATCTCGGCGTACGACGTCGTGGACGCCTTCACCGATCTGGCCAACACGACCGACCGGATCAACACCGCCCAGCTGGCCAAGGCCCTGGACACGTTGTCGGCGACGTTCAAGAACACCCCGGAAGAGGTGCAGGCCTCGCTGACCGGACTGTCCCGGCTGTCGCGCAACGTCGCCAAGCGGGACGAGCAGCTCAAACTGTTGCTCCAGCACTCGAACGTGGTCACCAAGGTCCTTGCCGACCGCAACCAGCAGCTGATCAAGCTGATGAAGGACGGCAACACCGTGTTCCAGGCCGTCCAGGCCCGGCGGGCGCTGATCCACCAGCTGCTGGTGTCGACGCAGCAGCTGTCCGCGCAGATCACCGCGCTGGTCCGGGAGAACCGCAAGGACCTCGCCCCGACCCTGCAGAAGGTCAACGCGGTCCTCGCCGTCCTGCTGCAGAACCAAACCTCCCTGGACGCGAGCATCAAGGGCCTCGCGCCGTTCGTCCGGGTCTTCACGAACACACTCGGCACCGGGCCGTGGTTCGACACCTACCTGCAGAACCTGGCGCCGGTCCCGGAGATCCCGCTGCCCAAGGTTCCGATTCCCGGCCTGCCGGCGATCCTGGGAGGTGGCGGCTGA
- the rplL gene encoding 50S ribosomal protein L7/L12 — MAKLSTEELLGQFKELTLLELSEFVKAFEEEFGVTAAAPVAVAAPGQPAGGAPAEEAAEQDEFDVVLESAGDKKIQVIKEVRGLTSLGLKEAKDLVEAAPKAVLEKVDKAAAEKAKEALEGAGATVTLK, encoded by the coding sequence ATGGCGAAGCTCAGCACCGAAGAGCTCCTCGGCCAGTTCAAGGAACTGACCCTGCTGGAGCTGTCGGAGTTCGTTAAGGCGTTCGAGGAGGAGTTCGGCGTCACCGCCGCCGCCCCGGTCGCCGTTGCCGCCCCGGGTCAGCCGGCCGGCGGTGCGCCGGCCGAAGAGGCCGCCGAGCAGGACGAGTTCGACGTCGTTCTCGAGAGCGCCGGCGACAAGAAGATCCAGGTCATCAAGGAGGTGCGCGGTCTCACCAGCCTTGGGCTGAAGGAGGCCAAGGACCTCGTCGAGGCGGCCCCGAAGGCCGTCCTGGAGAAGGTCGACAAGGCTGCCGCGGAGAAGGCCAAGGAGGCCCTCGAGGGCGCCGGGGCCACCGTCACGCTGAAGTGA
- a CDS encoding ABC transporter ATP-binding protein: MGVEVRVEGLTKSFGSQLIWGDVSLTLPAGEICVMLGPSGTGKSVFLKTLIGLLKPDKGHVWIEGTDIATCSERELYDIRRLFGVLFQDGAMFGSMNLYDNVAFPLREHTKKSESDIRSIVMEKMEMVGLVGAERKLPGEISGGMRKRAGLARALVLDPEILLVDEPDSGLDPVRTSFLNQVMIDLNEAFSPTFLIVTHDVNTARTVPDNIGMLYHRHLAMFGPREMLLSSEEPVVRQFLNAQMVGPIGMSEEKDAEELAAEAGQELPPLPPIPIQQLPSSGMLRPTQREPGAWCRDNGVTPPPGSFESATVGAR, encoded by the coding sequence GTGGGCGTAGAAGTCCGCGTCGAAGGTCTCACCAAGTCCTTCGGCAGCCAGCTGATCTGGGGCGACGTGTCCCTGACGCTGCCGGCCGGTGAGATCTGCGTGATGCTCGGCCCGTCCGGCACCGGCAAGTCCGTGTTCCTGAAGACGCTGATCGGGCTGCTGAAGCCCGACAAGGGACACGTGTGGATCGAAGGCACCGACATCGCCACCTGCAGCGAGCGCGAGCTGTACGACATCCGGCGGCTGTTCGGGGTGCTGTTCCAGGACGGCGCCATGTTCGGCTCGATGAACCTGTACGACAACGTCGCCTTCCCGCTGCGTGAGCACACCAAGAAGTCCGAGTCCGACATCCGCTCCATCGTGATGGAGAAGATGGAGATGGTCGGCCTGGTCGGCGCCGAGCGGAAGCTGCCCGGCGAGATCTCCGGCGGGATGCGCAAGCGGGCCGGCCTGGCCCGGGCGCTGGTCCTCGACCCCGAGATCCTGCTCGTCGACGAGCCCGACTCCGGTCTGGACCCGGTCCGTACGTCGTTCCTGAACCAGGTCATGATCGATCTGAACGAGGCGTTCAGCCCGACCTTCCTGATCGTCACCCACGACGTGAACACGGCGCGGACGGTCCCGGACAACATCGGCATGCTGTACCACCGGCACCTGGCCATGTTCGGTCCGCGCGAGATGCTGCTGTCCAGCGAGGAGCCGGTGGTCCGGCAGTTCCTGAACGCGCAGATGGTCGGCCCGATCGGCATGTCCGAGGAGAAGGACGCCGAGGAGCTGGCCGCGGAGGCCGGCCAGGAGCTGCCGCCGCTGCCGCCGATCCCGATCCAGCAGCTGCCCAGCAGCGGCATGCTCCGGCCGACGCAGCGGGAGCCAGGCGCGTGGTGCCGGGACAACGGGGTGACCCCGCCACCCGGCTCGTTCGAATCCGCAACAGTGGGGGCTCGGTGA